One Streptomyces fagopyri DNA window includes the following coding sequences:
- a CDS encoding MFS transporter, with translation MSYRDLASRQALAWAVVAVGARMPVAMAPLALVFLVRERPGGYTLGAALAAAYVIGEIVAAPVLGTRMRPHRARRQLALGLSAGALGFTGLGAFPHAHPAVLAACAALAGAAPAAAPGGLRALLTGLVPKRAVAQALSAESMLTFGIWSLTPAVVTGLALEAAPRVPLLLAAALMASSVPGLWTLPAGWDADETDRAGESMPRILARAWPAYVMGAAGLSLLALAELVLPALLEQRGAGVGWAGPLLTGLSLGAAVGAFLYGLRSWPGRLSTRSTVLTCGMAACLALVALIPDLAWMACALVFAGVLQAGAMLTRNLSLREMLPPSALAAGYSVMYAAVGAGYAATGSLAGALLPFVAPSTAILAGVGLTLLLTLVGAWGERDRTASAGDRSAGADPGAAGPGATDSGATGRGAGGRGGSGREVREGAVRDGAVRGPEVREGVAGIPVQPAARDLPVGGTEGTAVRGGGDPEHRL, from the coding sequence ATGAGCTACCGAGACCTCGCCTCCCGACAGGCCCTGGCCTGGGCCGTCGTGGCCGTCGGCGCCCGGATGCCGGTCGCCATGGCGCCGCTGGCCCTGGTCTTCCTGGTCCGTGAGCGCCCCGGTGGCTACACCCTCGGCGCGGCCCTGGCCGCGGCGTACGTGATCGGTGAGATCGTCGCCGCTCCCGTCCTCGGCACCCGCATGCGTCCGCACCGCGCCCGCCGCCAACTGGCCCTGGGCCTCTCGGCCGGCGCCCTCGGTTTCACGGGCCTGGGCGCGTTCCCGCACGCGCACCCGGCGGTCCTCGCCGCCTGCGCCGCTCTGGCCGGCGCCGCCCCCGCCGCGGCCCCCGGCGGCCTCCGCGCCCTGCTGACCGGCCTCGTCCCGAAGCGGGCCGTAGCCCAGGCACTGTCCGCGGAGTCGATGCTGACCTTCGGCATATGGTCGCTGACCCCGGCGGTGGTCACCGGCCTCGCGCTGGAAGCCGCCCCCAGGGTCCCGCTGCTGCTCGCCGCCGCCCTGATGGCCTCGTCCGTCCCGGGCCTGTGGACGCTGCCCGCGGGCTGGGACGCGGACGAGACGGACCGCGCGGGAGAGTCGATGCCCCGCATCCTGGCCAGGGCCTGGCCCGCGTACGTCATGGGCGCCGCCGGCCTCTCCCTGCTCGCCCTGGCCGAGCTCGTGCTGCCCGCCCTTCTGGAGCAGCGCGGCGCGGGCGTCGGGTGGGCGGGCCCGCTGCTCACAGGGCTGTCGCTGGGCGCGGCGGTGGGCGCTTTCCTGTACGGGCTGCGCTCCTGGCCGGGCCGGCTGAGCACCCGGAGCACGGTGCTGACCTGCGGTATGGCGGCGTGCCTCGCGCTGGTCGCGCTGATACCCGACCTCGCCTGGATGGCCTGCGCCCTGGTGTTCGCGGGTGTCCTGCAGGCGGGCGCGATGCTCACCCGCAATCTGTCGCTGCGCGAGATGCTCCCGCCGAGCGCGCTGGCGGCGGGATACTCGGTGATGTACGCGGCGGTGGGCGCGGGGTACGCGGCGACGGGCTCACTGGCGGGCGCCCTGCTCCCCTTCGTCGCCCCCTCGACCGCGATCCTCGCCGGCGTCGGCCTCACCCTGCTGCTCACGCTCGTGGGCGCGTGGGGCGAACGCGACCGCACGGCGAGCGCCGGGGACCGCTCAGCCGGCGCCGACCCGGGAGCCGCCGGACCGGGTGCCACCGACTCGGGTGCCACGGGGCGGGGTGCCGGCGGGCGGGGTGGCTCGGGGCGGGAGGTCCGCGAGGGGGCTGTCCGCGACGGTGCCGTCCGCGGGCCGGAGGTCCGTGAGGGGGTGGCCGGCATCCCCGTCCAGCCCGCCGCCCGTGACCTCCCGGTTGGAGGAACGGAAGGTACGGCGGTACGTGGTGGGGGTGACCCCGAGCACCGCCTGTAG